DNA from Fusarium musae strain F31 chromosome 7, whole genome shotgun sequence:
GTCATCATATATGGAGATATGGGTTCAGACCCCAAAGATTCCACCTCACGCGGCGTGCACATCGTTGTTTTGTTCGTCGAAGACTTTGTGATCtattttcccttttttcAGACCTCGTCTCCCATGATCAGATCCCTAACCAGTAATGCCGATGCAAGCAATCCGAATAGACTCCACGTGTCGAAATATGACTTTGTTTCCATCCGCGAGCCCTTCGCTTAAGAACggggcttctccttcttctccttccacAGAGCGAGCAGGCCGACACCAGAGACCTTGACGACCTTGAATCGAACACCGGGAATATCACCCttggccttgcccttgcgACCGAAACCAGCCAGGAGGACCTCGTCGTTCTCGTCCACGAAGTTCAAGCAACCGTCATTGGGAACTAGAAATCAATGTTAGTTGGGTTGGCCCTTCATCTCTCATAGCATCTGGGATTCGTCGTACCGAAGGCAGTGACCTTCTTTCCgttcttgatgagctgaacACGGACACACTTTCGGATAGCGGAGTTGGGCTGCTTGGCCTCGACACCGACCTTCTCGAGGACGATGCCCTTGGCGTGTGAGGAACCACCGAAGGGAGAGGACTTATAGGCGGTACCGAGGGCACGCTTCTTGTAGGCGAGATCGGCCCATTTCTGGTCCTTTCGGTTCGTTCGCAGCTTGCGTGCGGCGTTAAGACCACGGGGTTTGCCTCCAGCCATTTTTGCTTCAGAGAAACTCGTTAGTCGATTGTCGATTCGAAAAGCTCGAGCGCGATCGTGCAGAGCCGAGGGGATGTCTGTGTGTTGGGTTGTATGGCTAGTACCTACCGGATCTGTCTGTGTATCGACGACGGGATGGTGATGTTAATTTGCGGAGGCGACGAAAACTTGGGGAGGAACGGCCAACGAAAATTCCAGGTAGGGTTTGGTGGCCCTAGGAAGAAGGTGCGACCTGTGTGCACAAGAGGCAGGCGACAGATCACGTGGTGCCATGTACTGCCCCACATAAACTCTGCGATGAGTTTGTGGACTGATCATCAACGGAAGTTCGAGTTGCGGGTCGCACAGTAATAGCTGGGCTCATCAACGCTCTTTACACTGTCTTCAACCTCCCTCAGCATTGGCATCAAGTGCGTCAATGCTCAATTGATATCGGTCTGGAATGAAGCAAACTGTATTATTCTTATTGTACATATTATTACCAGCCAATCGAGAGGTCTCGTAGGTCATTATGTCACATCTAACACGACCGCTAAGCCGGCAACGAGATCCTCCTCCCTCTTTATTCCTTCACCCATCTCCGTCAGCATCAAATGTCTCCTTATCAAATGCACCGCCGCCAACCGTCCCTTTCATAGGACAGTCAAACTTGCGGCCTAACGCCGAACGTGCTCCATCTGTTAGATCTGGACGATCCGGGGCTGTGGCCTCTCATCACCGAGCTGGACTATTTCCAGCAGAAAGCACACGCGCGACAGGTGACCGTACTGACCTCTTATGGTCCGAAATGCAAGCAACATTGGAAGAAGTCGAGCTCTCAGCTTCTGGGGGCACTCACGTGTTTGGCCCAGATCATGACCGTAAGCTGGCTGACCTGAGAGCCGCTCAAATTGCCCTTGCTCAAGCCTGGGCCAGAAGCGAAGCAGATGATGTTATAGACACAGCCCAGCTCGAAACTGTGGGGTCTGTAACTGGATCTGAAGTCCGAAACATGAAGGGTGCGCTCGGCGATACCTCCAAGCCTGGACCTGATGGCACAGAGAAGAGTGCCGTTGGAAGCAGCAGTATATCACGACCCAACAGTAGCGGCACGGGAGTTGAGAGACTCGGTCACAAGCTCGAAGAAGAGACGGAAGTGGATATCCTCCTCGCAAGGAAACGACGAGAAGCCAATGATCGATATTTCCAGAGGGTCAATCAAGGAGTGATCGACGTTGTAACCCGGCTTGAAGATGTCGCAGTGGCCATGAGAGCTGTTGAACAGGAAAGCAAGGAAGTTTGGAGCGAGAACGACAGTGTTCCTGGTGCTTCGAGGACGTGATCGTGTCGTACAGGTGATTTCGGCATTTCCAGCTCGGCGTTGCCAGGAGTTAAGGCGATATTTACTCGGCATTTATGGCGTTTCACAATTTCGAGACAAACTCTTGGGGTATTTTTAAACATGTTTCTTTTCTAGAATATTGTCATATCAAGAATATTTTGTTGTCGTTGACATGTTCTTGAATCCTATTCGGTAGAGAAGATCTTCGTGACTTCGACTTACACCAAGATAGGATGTGGAGAGTGGAGGAGAAGACCAGCTACCAATCAGTTCGATGACGACAAGAGAGCTGTCCAGATACAAACTCCGTCATCGCTGCGCTCTGATATGATATCCGCAAAGACTATCTTAGTTATTAACTCAGAGAATTGACTTAAAAAGTACCACTGGATGTCTTGCATTGTGATTGCAGGCTCACGAGAGGCTGAGGAAACGTCATTGCTTGGCTGTCTCTCGACACATTTGAGACCGAAAGAGTTGAGATTCTCGGCATATGAAGAAGGAGACAATAATCAATCCCGAACTCATGATTTCTTGTCCTGCCATTTACGTCGTTTTCCGTCTATTGGCCGTTTCCGTAGTTGAACAATTGtcttgcctacctaccttagttcAGGTACCCTCGTTCTCGACAACGCGATTGGAAGAGTGGAGTGGACGACCTGCCCGATTAGGTTATTGGCCAGCCCGCCATGTGGCACACTGCTTTAAACTCGCTTCAGTGGAGTGATCTGATCTGGCACATGGTCACTGGGCTTCGATTCCTTCCAGTGAGTGCAGTGCGTCAGGCCAGGCAGGACGGGGTACCTTCGGATCTTCCGCCCCCAACTCGCCCAGGCCATATAAAGTCTCAGCCCATCCCCATCACCCTCTGCATTGACGCCACGAGCATTCGAGCATCATCTAACGCAATCAATATCGACTAAGCCTTCATCGCAACAATCGCcgcatccatcatcaacgaaCCTCTATCAACTTTATCGTCGATACCGCTATCAACATGAGATTCCTCCCCTTTGTCGCCGCCGCTCTCGCGGTTGTCCCAGGCGCCCTTGCTGTTGATCAAAAGAAGTCGGCTATCGTCTGGTTCGAGGACGAGTCTACCCCCGACAACATCGTCGATGAGTGCAAGAACGCcctcatcaaggctggcGGAAAGATCACTCATGTttactccatcatcaagtgCGCATCCTCCGCCTTTTGGCACTATGACAGTTCGATACTAACTAGTTGACTAGGGGCTTCTCCGTCATCGCACCCGAGAAGGCGCTCGAGATCGTTCAAGTCAACCACGAGAACCATCAGATTCGGGTTGAGAAGGACGAGGTTGTTACAACGGACTAGAGGTGCTAGAGGTAAtacgaagatgacgatacAAAGACGATGGGATAACGGCATGCCTTTGAAGTGAATCGACCGCGGTTTCGCGGCAGTATTGGGATAGTGATATCCTTTGTTTGGGCGTTATAGGATAGGAGCCTCGGTATTGCCTAGAAGAGAACACTCGTTATGATATTCAATGAGCTCATTATTATCACAAAACGTTCCCCTAGTGGAATAGAACTTTCGTTATTCAACATTTCTTCCGCGGCTGCTTGTGATGCTAGCCCTATAAATAGTCATCAACTCGAAACACATGCTCATCAGCTGTCAGTGCGAAATACACCAGTACAGCTCCACCAAGGTTGATAACACGGAAGTGACAGAACCCAACCTTTTTGGCCTATTCCTCTGGAGTGCTATATTGGTAGCGCCTTCATGAACCCTTGTTCTATTGGTGTGCTGATGTGTTCATTCTATGATCCTTTAAATTCATGGGCCCAGATTGGCAGAAGCATAATGTATCTATTGACTACGGAGTAAAGGTTAATAAACTATGTCTCGCCGCCATGAACATCCGCACTTACACACCAGGTACCCCCACTACCGAGTATGGAGCTGCGTCATTGTAGATTGCCAGTATATAGGTCTtattcttgttgttgctgtgtATGTTCACTGACTGTTTCATTTTCATTTCAAGCTGCGCAGTCACGCTTTCTGTATATTATTACGGTATCCGGACACTTCTGCTACAAAGAATGCCTCAGATGCCACAATATTCGATCACCTTTGGTTTACATGCATATTTTATAGACGTGCGAAGTATTACAGGAACTACCTACACGCGACTCATGACCATTACACCCCAACACTAGACAAATTAATATCCCTACAGTACTTTCGTTAGTTGCTGAGCCTTGAAATTGCTTCTATAAATCCTTGAGCTTTGGCCGGCCCATCTGACAGACTAAAAAGTCCGCTATTCGAACTTCCCGTGTGCCCCTACACTGTTACCCCTGTCAAATCGATAAGCCCACCCGGCCGCATAGCTCAAGCCAACAAGGGCCCAACGTCGCCGAAACGTTGAAGAACAATGCTCCCTCCAACCTTGAGTCCGCACTGAACACTCACTCGACAATCACTGAACAATGGAACGACCGATTTTGTTCTCCTCATAACAGCTCCTTTAAAACTCTCGAATCCCATTTCGACATGCCGTCGAATGCCTCGAAAATCATTACCCCTGTTACTAAACACGCGACGCAACTCCCTATAATTCCACCATCATTATCACTCCCGACAACGACGACCTGACCGACTGCGCTACCCAACCAATATTTGACTTCGACCGCACAATACTTAGGACACGATGCCAGGCTATAGTGCCAACGCACAGGCTGCGCTCATAAAGGCGGTAAGTGTCTTCGAGGAAGAGCCCTCACCGTCTTCTAGCTCCAGTCTGACCCAAGATGCCCCTCAGATCAAACGAGTCTTTGAGCCAAAACGCATGGTAGAATCAGTCGAGGACCTCATCGACGGTGTCACCCTTGGCCTAATTCTACATCAACTGGATCCTAGCTTCGACACGTCCGCCCTCGAGACAAATTCCAATACATCCCGCTACTTGACAAACAAGCGCAACATTCAGAGCATCTACAAGGGTCTCTTCCGCTACATTCGACGAGCAGTTCCCGAGCTTGCTTGTCAGGCAAAAAAATTCGACTATCATGCAATCGCCGAGAATCCCGATGCTCAAGGCATCAGTCAGGTAAGTTTCTCTTCTGTACACGCATATTGCGTACGGCTAACTTTCCAGCTCTTGGCTGTCATGCTGGGAGTAGCCGCACTAGGCCCCGAAGCTCAGCATTATATTCCCCGGATAACAGGCCTCGACAAACACACTCAGGCAGAGATTATGCAAATAATCCAGACAATACAACAGGATATCAACAGCTCACAAGGCGACGACGATGtggatgaagctatcgaCGCTGTTATGGAGGCGCGAGACATTGATCTACTCGTTGAAGAGCAGAATGCAGCCTTGAGATCACAACTTGACTTAACAAAGAGACAGCTGTCAGATTATATCACCAGGCTTGATCATTTACAAACAAGTCACGAAGAGCTCCGGTTTGATAAAGAGAAGAACGACCGGGAGCTCGAGGTCTTGCGGAAGGCCACTATAGATGGTGCTAACAATGccgagatgatcaagaacctAGAGGTTCAGGTGCATGACCAGATGGAACTCATTGCTAGACATGAGGAAACAATACGAAGAGACGAGCGCATCAAGTCGCAACTCGAAGCTGAAGTCCTCAAATTGACAGAAAAATGTAAAGAGGCAGAAGAGCTTCGCGACCAAGCAACGGAATGGAAACACAAAGCTGAGGATCTCGAGAAGAAAGCCAATACCGCAGAGCGGTATAAGCAGAAACTCGAGTCCCAGCAACATCTCGTCAAGGAGGTGCAAAACCTACAATATGAGAAGACAGAGTTACAAGATCAGATTAAAATTCTGCTGGAAGACCAAGATAGGGGGAATCGTACAAGGAAAGCAGAGGATGAGTTGACCAAGATGATTACTCAGTCCGAGCAACACCTTTGGGACGAACGCAGCCAGAAGAACCAGCTGATGAAGGACATCGCAGCACTGGAGGACGAGGTAATTCGCTTGAGAGCACGCCAAAGCCACGATGAGAACTTCATCAAGGATCTACAGGAACAACTAGAAAGTGGAGGAGCCGCACAAAGCGCAGAACCTGGCGTATTAGGTCTGGCAGGAAATCTCGAGGATGAACTTAACGATGCAGCTACCGAGGACGGCCAACCTAGCCAAGTTAACCTACCTCTAGAACTATCTCGCCTCAAGGCCGAGAACGATTTGCTGCGTAGCACAGTCGGCTCTGGGGATACTGCGCCGCTACGCCGAGAACTGGACGAAGAGAAACGACAACGTGCTCACCTTCAAAAGAACTATAACGACATTTTTGAAAAGCATGCTGTTTTGCATGATCAAATGGAGGCTCTGATCAATAACATGACCGGCGAAGGGTTAGTCAAAGCAATTGATGAAGCCGGTGCTCCTGATGGGAATCAGATACTTACTTCGGATTACTACAGGACCAAGGCCTTTCTCAACATTAAACAGTCATTATTGCAGTGTGAATTCGAACTCGAACAGTcgaggaagagggagaaggacCTCTCCGTTCAGGTGGCAGATCAAGGCCGCGAACTTCTTGCTGCTAAGGCTCAGCTCTCGGCTCTCGACAAAGAGGGGGCAGATGCTCTTaaggagctcaagagcgCTGATGTTaccatcatctcatccctcAAGTCTGAGCTCGACTACACCAGAGAGCAGCTCAGCTACACCATTGCTGAGCGAGATGCGCAGCAAACCCAGCTCGTCGATGCTCTCCTTACCAAGGATAAGCTGCGTAAGGAGGTTGAAGAGGGCCGGGAGCTGCAAGACATCAATGGTACAGGTGATGCACCACCTGACCCCAGCAAGAAGGGCGAGCTCATTGAGAAGCTGCG
Protein-coding regions in this window:
- the CRP28 gene encoding 40S ribosomal protein S23 (EggNog:ENOG41), whose translation is MAGGKPRGLNAARKLRTNRKDQKWADLAYKKRALGTAYKSSPFGGSSHAKGIVLEKVGVEAKQPNSAIRKCVRVQLIKNGKKVTAFVPNDGCLNFVDENDEVLLAGFGRKGKAKGDIPGVRFKVVKVSGVGLLALWKEKKEKPRS
- a CDS encoding hypothetical protein (EggNog:ENOG41), with product MPGYSANAQAALIKAVSVFEEEPSPSSSSSLTQDAPQIKRVFEPKRMVESVEDLIDGVTLGLILHQLDPSFDTSALETNSNTSRYLTNKRNIQSIYKGLFRYIRRAVPELACQAKKFDYHAIAENPDAQGISQLLAVMLGVAALGPEAQHYIPRITGLDKHTQAEIMQIIQTIQQDINSSQGDDDVDEAIDAVMEARDIDLLVEEQNAALRSQLDLTKRQLSDYITRLDHLQTSHEELRFDKEKNDRELEVLRKATIDGANNAEMIKNLEVQVHDQMELIARHEETIRRDERIKSQLEAEVLKLTEKCKEAEELRDQATEWKHKAEDLEKKANTAERYKQKLESQQHLVKEVQNLQYEKTELQDQIKILLEDQDRGNRTRKAEDELTKMITQSEQHLWDERSQKNQLMKDIAALEDEVIRLRARQSHDENFIKDLQEQLESGGAAQSAEPGVLGLAGNLEDELNDAATEDGQPSQVNLPLELSRLKAENDLLRSTVGSGDTAPLRRELDEEKRQRAHLQKNYNDIFEKHAVLHDQMEALINNMTGEGLVKAIDEAGAPDGNQILTSDYYRTKAFLNIKQSLLQCEFELEQSRKREKDLSVQVADQGRELLAAKAQLSALDKEGADALKELKSADVTIISSLKSELDYTREQLSYTIAERDAQQTQLVDALLTKDKLRKEVEEGRELQDINGTGDAPPDPSKKGELIEKLRARLRELREVSPLFDAILNGDGEDPVVSDKDSQTSLEDDAAWPLDPTSADGGPSLSLDPIGTVILRPASALLPLRPLQRGQVGKLEGPIVMHQLERSETDRIDLQRKLKAAHDGEAVAAQKRQMVNGQLRFRDSLYLY
- a CDS encoding hypothetical protein (EggNog:ENOG41) yields the protein MRFLPFVAAALAVVPGALAVDQKKSAIVWFEDESTPDNIVDECKNALIKAGGKITHVYSIIKGFSVIAPEKALEIVQVNHENHQIRVEKDEVVTTD
- a CDS encoding hypothetical protein (EggNog:ENOG41), which translates into the protein MQATLEEVELSASGGTHVFGPDHDRKLADLRAAQIALAQAWARSEADDVIDTAQLETVGSVTGSEVRNMKGALGDTSKPGPDGTEKSAVGSSSISRPNSSGTGVERLGHKLEEETEVDILLARKRREANDRYFQRVNQGVIDVVTRLEDVAVAMRAVEQESKEVWSENDSVPGASRT